Part of the Zea mays cultivar B73 chromosome 4, Zm-B73-REFERENCE-NAM-5.0, whole genome shotgun sequence genome is shown below.
tgtcaccttcgggctgaaccaggtcttcacctgcggactgtccgcgaattatagccggacggtccgcgcgttgtagctggacggtccgtggtttagtcggactgtccctgatttgtagttcctggtcgaagtcaactcggtgtcgcggactgtccgccgcaagggcccggacggtccgcgcatagtctgtttttccaaaaaacttctcctgtccggaataatctacggtattccggacagtcgatttagtatagttgtagatgaacctttggcacctgtagagcatataatctagaacaaactagttagtccaattatttgtgttgggcaattcaaccaccaaaatcatttaggaaaaggtttgagcctatttccctttcacatatgtTATAACTTTTCAAGTGATGATACTTACCATGCTGGGTAAGATTGAATTGGCCATCCCATTGttgggatgaaatgaaaagttatgaacaattctattggtcatgttttcccataagatggatacttgatgagtatcatCGGAAATAagattttaagtccctcttatcttaaaatctgaTCTAAATTGAttaagttctttgaattgtttcaaaggaacgagtgtggtccattacagagattgtatggacattgaaggctttatatggttctttggtgcatctatatgatgacctcaagtgtgtccttcggacaacacatgaccattaagcaataatgtctcaagcttgagcacattagcctccacactaCTGAATTTACCAAATGTACTTACAATGGtgattgtttgtcttggtattcagaatgatatccataaaggatatgatgaatctgtgatagattcgaaaatttcagatcattaatgaccatcagtaatgaattgtcatttccaactggttatggttggagtcaggaagttttgcacgcttctgacttgtgattaactacatgtacaagttcccctatggtttttagtacgtgggaatccgtgaaagatttcccatgcgtaaattgggtatgttcccaatctcaccaccgTAGCGTACATGTATGGGCACACAGAAAGCTGGGGATCTATGTGAGAATTTATTCTCCATCGATCATTAAGTTTTAGAATCTCTTCTTGAGAATCTATTTACGGCTCGTACGCTAgcttgaatcatgagcttttccaggcattagggggagatatcaagtaccaaaaagaatgccaggaaattataatgaatgcagtaagcattcaggctcaggatcacgtactaaaactgaaccttttgggttcgaatgatttgcaagaagttgcaaattgactgccatgtgcatttactatgaggtgtcaTTCAAATTAATCCTATGATGgaagtgccagaaagagtggttaCATGGAACACCACTCAACTCCCTATTACAATGAtgttgtaaataagagggggagaagtatggtcacaaattgggattaagaTGCTTGCAAGCAACTGAAGGCTAGACCTTCTGATAGTAAATGCAAACCAACTATTCGTTGGTAACCAACTTAGCGTTGGTGGACACCTAGAGGATATGAATTATCCTGtgaatggaagacattcacaacctagctcagtgcgcactgatgaggctaggttatcggaagcccttgattctcgttttgggatttcacgagGAATCATAAGGGTACATAAAAAAATGACTTCATGTCAACTGGAGAATTGTGTTATTtaaaagctacaagtgtcgacacatacatctcagcaattgtatatgtactccaagtgatccaaaagactatggccatagcagagcacgagtatgctcaaattggatcttgttgagtgatacaatgttgcagagatagccttgctcaccggaaagaagtgttaagttattttcacttcaaggtatcttactgtggatacatgtttgttttcatggacttggaaacaatgaggtggtgagaaagcatggctagtagcaactgggtttatacgcaaacccaagtattattttaatgctataaattctcctctactgtgagtagttaaattccgatacaataatatgggcagtaaatcatctatctgtgcagttgatagatgtagtgacaacatgtgcatatgtggtcactggattatggtatttatggagtcttgaaggattccaaatacataatcatcaatcacaaatttgcaatgcttggaaagtctttgtgacttagagcatccaggtcaaatatggtacattcgacctagtgaatccttctttctgaaaggatacacaaagtatggtatgttcagtgtaaatatgtgcagcatattttaaacatacattacttatcgacGAAGTTCAAGATAGAGGATATGAATTGTAAGAGATTTCAATTCAAAGTAAACTATCTTGAGTATCTTAGATACAAAGTTGTCTATATCCAACacatattgaagaaattcaatatgaaAGAGTCATGGTTATTTGATTCTTTCAgatcatgagatgtgctattgtatCTTGCAAGAGCATCCGACCGAATATTGCTTTGCAAagatttgctagctaacagcACATGAGATCGAGTTATGATCTCCAAGTATACTCATGATCTCCTTATGTTTGGATATACtgatcttggatatctatagaagatccccaggtacaagatcaatgacatacttctGGTAAGTTGGACCTACTGTTTGATAAATGTTGATCAACAGAAATTAATGGTCACTTACACTAATCATTCTGTAGCACACTTTGTGAGATTGTACaaaatgatatactacatactgagggtatgtggtggtcatgattttatatcattgaccttattatctatggagataatattactttgtgttgtttagatgaaaaaCAAGTTACAAACTAAGTCTCTACCTTACTTCACATTTTTAAATGTGTTTGAGAGTAGGTATGGGATGACTTAGTGTTTTGTAAAGATCAGGGGGAGTTTCCCTTTTGATCGGAAGAACTTGTATGTAcatcatgttgtactcttttctttgtatgagtttttacctatttgggtttctcattcaaagtttttaacgaggcaacatcaaCACAAAGCCTATGTCGTATCATCTATTTTCCCGTAGGGGTTTTCAAGGATGATACATTATGACATAGTtattgttgtatttgaactaggatatgagtttatctccctagagttcaaatggatcaacaatagagtatgactactctccttatttttcccactgggtttttaaggagactcagctgatatgttgttttctcagattttctggcaagattatcttggagaaatattagcctgagttatatgtctcatcatttattttccccacaggggtttttgagatgatggctatagacatattattgttctttgggctagagGTCCATTGGAGAACAATGTCGTATTGTGGCTCAATTGAACCATTGACCATTATCCATAAGGataattgagcttgtgttgttcagatggaaacaGGAAAATAGAGATATGAAtatcttgcaaacaaagtcttgtgataatcttgttgatctattcacaaaatctctaccatactccacgtttcagaaatgtgttgaggggattggtacgagaagacttaagtgcttgcaagaatcagggggagtaattctccatgatatttgacctgttttgaaccatcatattacactcttttctttgtatgagttttgccttattgatgttttctcatccaaagtttttaacgaggtaatatcaactaagctatatgcttcatcattgattTTCCCCACTGGGGTTTTTATACATGATGATTACAAAGCATATTTTCTTTTGGAAACTATGTGAGATTATTCTCATTATCCAAAGGACATTGTATACTCCTTATTTTTTccacagggtttttgaggagatcAAGTATTTGATGACAGATTGCAGTTGATCAAATGGATTcggattgatcaagggggagtgttataAAACATTTTATACATGTGATCTAATCCATCCATATGTCGTAGTGACAGTTATTTcccaagggacacaccccttggGAACTCTTGTATATATACTTCACTACTCTGCAATAAAGGATTGTCCCAGCGATTTGTCTTTGTCTCTGTTAATCTTCATTTGCCACTGAGCGTTGTGATAGAGTTTAACACACATGTCCACATCCCAGCTGTTGACTTCAACGAGTGATATCAAATTTGGTTGAAAGCAGAGACTGAACCAGAGGAAAGCCAAACTGGAGGAGTTCTCTTCTCAACGAAATATCTGACGCTCTGGCAGGTTGTCGAGTTTCCACAAACGTGTGGTATGGGGATCACTACAATGTCCCAGCGCCATATGCCCATATCAGGGAGCAGTTGACTGCTTCTTGCGGAAATTACAGAAGCACATACACTGCAGAGCCATTCCATCGACACTGCCACTGTGACACCTGCTGACTGCCAATCCAATTTGATGTCACTTGCAGGCTTGCAGCGCACCGCGTACCATGATAAGAAGCCAGATAAGGGGCTCACCGTGCTGATGGAGTGACGAGTTGAGGCGCTGCCTGCGTTCTGGACCTTCCAGGAGGTTGACGCTGACAGCAGCATTTTCTCAAGCGCCTTCGACCCGCCCGCCCTTCCGCAGGCACAGCACAGCACACGGGCCACAGACTGTAAATAACGCCCCCCCGCCGAGTACAACCATTCACACCTCTCCCTCAACAAGGTTTGACGGTCCATGGCGTCTTCGTGACGGTACCTCGCGCTACGCCATTTCCGGCAGCAGCTGCGCTACCTTGTTCGCTTTCTCCTCTTCGCGCCCGGCTCCGGGAGGCGATAGGCACACATAACCGCGCGTGCACCATGACCTTGCCGCAGTGGCGCAGCCAATATTTCTGGAGGGAGGAGCGAAGCAGGCGGCGATTCAGCTGCGCCGGCGGCCGGCGGAGCTCTAGCGAGCAAGCGAGAAGCATGATTGGCTGGAAACAGGAATGGGCCATTATGAGGGGTAAAAACGAATAATTATTCAGATATGACTTTTATCTTCAATGGCGAATAAATATAATATAAAATCAATTATATAAATTCGCTTGATTTTATCATTAAGATGGTAAATATTCATAAAAAATAAACCGAAAATTTATTATACATCTTCTTAAGAAGATAGATATACAATTAAGATATATACACGGATGCGGAATTGGATATATTTTTTTCAACTTTTATTGTTGTAGACAGCAAATAATGTATAAAATGATTTAGGTAAAATTTAATTCTTATTTATAATAATatgtctattttaaaatattaaatttatccAAACAATTCAAATATCCACTTTCATCTCTATTCCAAGCGTGGGTAGCTAACATCCCCGTGCTATTGTTGTAAAAAAAACTTTGAGATGTTTATTTTTTGTTTTTAATATTGTCTAATGCAATAATAAAGTAATTGCGAGAATTATACTACAAAGTTACAAAAGTAAACCTTTTTTCAGATTGAATTTATTAGGTCTAATTACGTAGTAAATAAGTTAAAAAAAGTGTCAAATTTTATAGACATAACTAGTTTTACGAAATGGTTGTATTACTTTAAAAAAAGTTTGAATAACTTTTTATATGAATACTTGTAAGAATTATGATAAATATTCATACATAAATGATTATTCTAATATATAAATAATTATTTAGATATTTTTAATAGGGATAAAATTATTTTTCACACGTAAGTTAACACTGTTAAAGAGCATAACTAACGTTAGTGTTATACAGAGAACCAAATTTACATTTAATATCATATAGGAAATATTTGTAATGGCCAAGAAATATACAGAAACTGTCAAATAAAGAATtgtctctttttttcttttctaatgACTAGTTTGGTAATTCCAATTTTTTAAGGGATTTCTGTTTTCCCAAGATAAAATAAactaaattcttttggaaaaatagaaatctcATGGGAAAGGGCTAGTTTGGGGACCACAATTTCAAAGGATTTCTATTTTCCTAACgaggcgtttggatcccttcattttagaggaattagaATTCATTCAATaaaataacttatttagtttggaatttgatattccaccactttcccaagttcagatataagtctatctcaaattcaagGGGTAGAGggtgggaaatgattttatgcattattaGAATTGATTTCTAAtctataacttacatgacactcatCGCCTCACTCCTCTAtaataaaaatgtagcacataaatatcttcgatatcttgctaataatagtatacaaatatattttgcataaaaccgaattagcttaattgatatatgcctaaattactattattagaatggaattaaattccaatgatccaaacggggcgtaagagaaattagttcattttctaatgggaaaatagaaatccttGAGAAAttgtggttcccaaactagccctaagtgaTCATTTTTTCCCTTGCATGGCATGGAGTCCAGGAGCAAAACCGAGCAGTCAAGCGTGTACATGAGGAATCGGTAACTGATGCATTTATTTTACATGTGCAATATGTTGTACTTCATCGATCTCTGACTCTGAACACCACGGCTAGATCAAAAGCATGACCAAAAACACCAGCCGGTCGCTTGAGATAACTCACGGTTACAACTTACAAAGACGTCAACTGTGGCAACAGCATGCTGTCCACACAGGGAGTGCCCAGATACAGTATCCACAATTCCACATTGATTTGAGTTTAGGGCTCGCAAGAAATGGTCTTGTTTTCGAAACATAACAACATCTTCTACTGATGTCATAATAGTGCACCGTTTCTCCGCGGAAATGGAACCTCCTCGGCTCCGAATcgaaactgggtgatgaatgaAGGTGACAGAATGATTGATGCTTCAGTTGTCAGCCGCCCAAAATGTAGATGATGTGGAGACTAGATAGTTCaattttttttttctcgaacacgcaggagagctatGTATCATTTCATTAGCAGAAGGAAGAAAAATCTCTTCTTTCGCTTCATCTTTGCTTACAGTGTCTCTTTCCTTGATATGGTAGCAAAACTTTCTTGTAAGCTCATAtccagcaaacatatgtgggactTATTTTGCTTCCAGTAAACATATCTTcaaagggggagggaggggggtcTTTGGTCTAAATagagagcttcggcttcatcCAGAAGAGGCGTCTCCGTTCGCAACCCATGTCGTGTGGGCAGTGAGGACCCGCCCCATCCATCCTTGCAGAAGCCATTGGCCATCCTGGCAAACCAAGAAATCTTTGTGGTAATGCTTCATGACCTCGTCTTTCACAACCTTCACAATGCTTGGTTTCAGCGGCAGCTGCCGTAGGCCTGCTCGCTCGTTTCTTGCCTGCCACTGTCTATACTTCTCAGGGCGCAGCACGAGGTCGCTGCCCTCACAGGAGATGCCATTGAACGCGTAGCATCCCAGAACGAGTTTCTCGAACACCAGTCGAGATTCGCTCTCCCTCGGCAAGGTTGCGTCCAACATGTCGAACATAGCCGTGCAGTAGAAGAGTATCTCCCGAAACCGTGACAGGAAGGAGGAACCATAAGACCGGTTCACAACGCTCTGGATGAACACGTCTGGCCTCATCTTCCTGATGTTGCAGAGGACAGTGTCCCTAGGGCTTGGAGCGTCGAAGAACATGCTCTCCTCCATCAAGATGCTGAAACTGAAGAGGTCAATCACGACAAGCACCTCGTCGGCGTCTCTGTGCAAGTGATCCTCCATGGTACAAGTAGCATCCTCCCAGTTTTTGGTCACTGCGTGGAACTTGAATGAAGGCAAGCCAAGCTCATGGGCACATTGCATGAGCCGGGACCCTACTTTCTCAATCTGCTCGCCTGGGTAGCAAATGGGCGTGGGGCGGGCTATGGCAGTGATCTCCACCTCCGGCAGGTCGCCTTCTTTACTCGCCAGCAGGCGGAGCAAGCCAGCCCATTGGAACCCAAACCGCGTGCCGTAATCCACGATGTGCAACCTGCTCTTGCCTGCCATGGCCTGCATGATGATCATTGCTGAGAAAATGAACGTCACGGTGATGAAGCAGCAAGCTTCAGAGTAGAGGCTGTAGGCCTTGAGGAGCTCCACACCGGAGGGGTACTCCAACACAAGCAACGGCCAGATCCGGCCACCTGTGCCCAGTATCCGTGCCTCTAGCCCCTTGGCGAAACAATGAGCTAGTCGTTGGGTGGtgtcccctgtcgctgaagcgtgTTGCTTGATCCGCTTCAGTAGCTCACGCGCTGTCGCGTGGTCATCCGCTGCAAGAGCCTGCGCACAGGAGGTCAACACCCTACGTATGTCGACCACACCgcccctcgccgccgccgccgctttcCGCTTCCTGTTTCTCTTCTCCACATCGATGGTGACACGCTCCATGCCCCCGATGCATGTCTCGTAGGCATGAAGTATCATTTTGTCGACCATCTCGTTGGCACATCTGTCCTCTAGCTCATTGGTCGTCATCATCACAGCTCTGTTGACCCTGCTATTAATAATGTTGCTTTCCTCGGTTTGATCCAGCAGCTCATATGTACCTTCATGCAAGAAATCATTCGGCCCCTCGCTGTTGTTTGTGTTATTGCCAAcaaggggaggggaggagaggatcTCAGCGAAGGGCTGCTGCACCTGGAGTAGCGCAGGGTGATCACCAAGCTCATCGTCATCGTCCTCCATGAGCATGCGTGAGATGTAAGGGAGCGTCATGTCATTGTTAGGGACATGATGCCGGTCCTCATTGCTGGCATTGGGCTTGTGGGGGAGGTCAAGGAAGACAGGTGGGGACAATGGTGGCTGCTCCATGAGATCCTTGATGAAGAATTCCTCCGGTGTGGTGGCCATGCTCATGAATGGTAGTGCTGCAGGACAATAGCTTTCTGTTAATACATATATAAATGTCATAAAGGGAAGAAAACAAAACTACTTCCGGTTTCTTGTCCCTACCATCAGGACAGCAAAAGACGATGGCTGGGCTGTAACCCCAATGCTGCTAGTTCGATGGAGACCATGTCTCCTGATATTCTCAATGCTACCTGGATAATGTTTGAAAAAAAAAGGCTAGCTATACACAGGACACATCGAAGTAATATCTAGGAAAGATCATCGTAAGAAGCCCCATGTATTTTACTTACTGAAAATGCCAAAAGCAAGAACGTAGAAGTTGTGTGATGCAGAGCATATCTAAATAAGCTTTCACTGCAGGCTAATTAACGTAAAGTAGTAGTTAACCCAAGCAGTAAACATGTTGTACATAAAGATGGGCATGAATTGGTGCAAAACAAAATACATCACAGAGCGACCGACCCCGGTCGGTGGGGGGGAGGGGGCTAGGTGGCAGCCGGAGATGGGGAAGAGAGGGGTGGCGGCTGTAGGGAGAAGAGGAGGAGAAACTTAGCTTGATACCATGTTAGATAGACCGAAACCCTAATTAGGGTTGGGAGTATATTAATAGGGCTGGGTAACTGGGCCAAGACCCATTACAAGAGAGAGATTACACAGTTACGCTAGTATATTATAATAATGGTTTCAAAAGCAGCTAGCCACTGCATAGAACACATCAAAAATAATATTTTGAAAGAAGATCATTGAAGTAAACCTCATTATCCTTTACATAGTTATTGAAATAACAAATCAAGAAATATATGTTGGATATAAAATATATTTAAAAAAGCTCTTTACATGCTAAAGTAAAGTAATGATAAGCAAAAGAGAGAACTAAAGAGACTGAGTTTGAAGGCCACCAGTAAACATTTTTTTATAGCTACTGTAAATTTCTTTATTTTTACATCTatgaaaggaaaaagaagcatGTACGTGAAACAGACCAAGATTCAGGAACAGATGAACTCACTGCACAGATTGACAAGCAGTTTTACAAGAACTCACGGCACAGATTTATTTTCATCAGTTGTGGAATTAATGGTACTCAAGACAAAAGTATATTTGCACTTGAGTATTGTAAGTCCACAACAGAAAAAATACAAGCTACAACAACATACAACCATAAATGCCAGTGGCCGTAGCCTGAGTGAGAAAAAATCTCAATCACATGAAGTTTCTGAAGACCATGTTATATCATTCAGCATTGGAAGAACCTAAACCTCTAGAAGACGCATCCGCTGCAACCCATGTCGAGTGGGCAAAGTGGACACGCCCCCTCCATCCTTGCAGAAGCCATTGCCCATCCTGGGAGATCAGGAAGTCCTTGTGGTGATGCTTCTTGACCATATCTCTCACTAGCTCTACAGTGCTCATCTTCAGTGAGAGCTGCCTCAGGCCAGCCCGTTGGTTTCTCGTGTGCCATTGTCTGTACCTCTCAGGGCGTTCCACCAGGTCCACGCCTTCGCAGCTGAGGGCATTCAGCGCAGAACGTCCAAGCACGACCTGCTCCAGCACCATTCGAGATTTACTCTCCCTTGGGATTGTTGCATCGAATATGTCAAACAGCGCCATGTAATAGAACAACATCTCTCGAAAACGTGACAGGAAGGATGAACCATACGAACAATTGTACACGCTCTGGATGAAAACATGTGGTCTCATCTTGCTGATGTTACAAAGGACTATATCCCTGGGGCTTAGGTCATCAAAGGATATGCCCTCGTCCATCAAGGTGCTGAAACTAAAGAGATCATTCACGACAAGCACTTCATCGGCTTCTAGGTTCAGGTCCTCGATGCAAGCGTCCTCCCAGTTTGTCTTGATAGCGTGGAACTTGAACAAGGGCAGACCAAACTCATGGGCAGATCTGCCGAGTCGGCACCGTATTTCCTCAATGTTCTCAGTTGGGTAGGACTTAGGCTTGGGGAGACCTATGGCTGTGATCTTCACCTCTGGCAGGGCACCTTCTCTACTCGCCAACGAGCGGAACAAGCTTACCCATTGGTATCCGAACTGCATACCATAATCAACGATGTGTAGCTTATTCTTACCCACCATGGCCTGCATGATAGTCATCTCGGAGAAAGAAAGTGCCACCTTGTTGAAGCAGCAGGCTTCAAAGTAAAGGTTGGAGGCCTTGGTGAACTCCACGACAGAAGGTCGCTCTGCCATTAGCAACTCCCAAAGCAGACTGCCCGTGCCCACGAGCCGTGCCTCCAGTCCCTTGGTGAAACATTGGGCCAACCGTTGTGTGGCATCCCCCGTCTCTGATGCGTGCTGAATGATCTGCTTCAGCAGCTCCCGTGCCCTCGAGTGATTGTTCACTGACACCTCCTGCGCACAAGAGATCATCAACCTGCGTATGTCCACCACATTGTTGTCCCTCGTCTCCTTGCTATTCCTGTTTTGCTTTACAACTTTATTATTGTCTGTGGTGACACGGAGCTTGTCCATGTCCCTGATGCATTCCTTATAGCCAAGCAGCATCATTTCATCAAGCGTCTCATTGGCCAA
Proteins encoded:
- the LOC103652715 gene encoding scarecrow-like protein 34 isoform X1, with the protein product MPRPVRSFLCATCASQLAVLIGTVGTIDQIRSPLFILATEPLTALHLITMATTPEEFFSKGLMEQSPPSPPVFPDLLEKPNDSSEGQHHVPNEMMLSYVSHVLMEDNDFDDKFSDHPALLQVQQPFAQILSSPSSGTDTGNREGCNEFLHEVNVDKSMLSSALSKGTDAAGTFLKGMEEANVLLPKDNNFRRDELVNQTVRENSSHSGVKKRHSRDDHLQMEIRTRKAAMTVIEEPQENLANETLDEMMLLGYKECIRDMDKLRVTTDNNKVVKQNRNSKETRDNNVVDIRRLMISCAQEVSVNNHSRARELLKQIIQHASETGDATQRLAQCFTKGLEARLVGTGSLLWELLMAERPSVVEFTKASNLYFEACCFNKVALSFSEMTIMQAMVGKNKLHIVDYGMQFGYQWVSLFRSLASREGALPEVKITAIGLPKPKSYPTENIEEIRCRLGRSAHEFGLPLFKFHAIKTNWEDACIEDLNLEADEVLVVNDLFSFSTLMDEGISFDDLSPRDIVLCNISKMRPHVFIQSVYNCSYGSSFLSRFREMLFYYMALFDIFDATIPRESKSRMVLEQVVLGRSALNALSCEGVDLVERPERYRQWHTRNQRAGLRQLSLKMSTVELVRDMVKKHHHKDFLISQDGQWLLQGWRGRVHFAHSTWVAADASSRGLGSSNAE
- the LOC103652715 gene encoding scarecrow-like protein 34 isoform X2 translates to MPRPVRSFLCATCASQLAVLKGLMEQSPPSPPVFPDLLEKPNDSSEGQHHVPNEMMLSYVSHVLMEDNDFDDKFSDHPALLQVQQPFAQILSSPSSGTDTGNREGCNEFLHEVNVDKSMLSSALSKGTDAAGTFLKGMEEANVLLPKDNNFRRDELVNQTVRENSSHSGVKKRHSRDDHLQMEIRTRKAAMTVIEEPQENLANETLDEMMLLGYKECIRDMDKLRVTTDNNKVVKQNRNSKETRDNNVVDIRRLMISCAQEVSVNNHSRARELLKQIIQHASETGDATQRLAQCFTKGLEARLVGTGSLLWELLMAERPSVVEFTKASNLYFEACCFNKVALSFSEMTIMQAMVGKNKLHIVDYGMQFGYQWVSLFRSLASREGALPEVKITAIGLPKPKSYPTENIEEIRCRLGRSAHEFGLPLFKFHAIKTNWEDACIEDLNLEADEVLVVNDLFSFSTLMDEGISFDDLSPRDIVLCNISKMRPHVFIQSVYNCSYGSSFLSRFREMLFYYMALFDIFDATIPRESKSRMVLEQVVLGRSALNALSCEGVDLVERPERYRQWHTRNQRAGLRQLSLKMSTVELVRDMVKKHHHKDFLISQDGQWLLQGWRGRVHFAHSTWVAADASSRGLGSSNAE
- the LOC103652715 gene encoding scarecrow-like protein 33 isoform X3, with protein sequence MATTPEEFFSKGLMEQSPPSPPVFPDLLEKPNDSSEGQHHVPNEMMLSYVSHVLMEDNDFDDKFSDHPALLQVQQPFAQILSSPSSGTDTGNREGCNEFLHEVNVDKSMLSSALSKGTDAAGTFLKGMEEANVLLPKDNNFRRDELVNQTVRENSSHSGVKKRHSRDDHLQMEIRTRKAAMTVIEEPQENLANETLDEMMLLGYKECIRDMDKLRVTTDNNKVVKQNRNSKETRDNNVVDIRRLMISCAQEVSVNNHSRARELLKQIIQHASETGDATQRLAQCFTKGLEARLVGTGSLLWELLMAERPSVVEFTKASNLYFEACCFNKVALSFSEMTIMQAMVGKNKLHIVDYGMQFGYQWVSLFRSLASREGALPEVKITAIGLPKPKSYPTENIEEIRCRLGRSAHEFGLPLFKFHAIKTNWEDACIEDLNLEADEVLVVNDLFSFSTLMDEGISFDDLSPRDIVLCNISKMRPHVFIQSVYNCSYGSSFLSRFREMLFYYMALFDIFDATIPRESKSRMVLEQVVLGRSALNALSCEGVDLVERPERYRQWHTRNQRAGLRQLSLKMSTVELVRDMVKKHHHKDFLISQDGQWLLQGWRGRVHFAHSTWVAADASSRGLGSSNAE
- the LOC103652715 gene encoding scarecrow-like protein 9 isoform X4, with translation MSMATTPEEFFIKDLMEQPPLSPPVFLDLPHKPNASNEDRHHVPNNDMTLPYISRMLMEDDDDELGDHPALLQVQQPFAEILSSPPLVGNNTNNSEGPNDFLHEGTYELLDQTEESNIINSRVNRAVMMTTNELEDRCANEMVDKMILHAYETCIGGMERVTIDVEKRNRKRKAAAAARGGVVDIRRVLTSCAQALAADDHATARELLKRIKQHASATGDTTQRLAHCFAKGLEARILGTGGRIWPLLVLEYPSGVELLKAYSLYSEACCFITVTFIFSAMIIMQAMAGKSRLHIVDYGTRFGFQWAGLLRLLASKEGDLPEVEITAIARPTPICYPGEQIEKVGSRLMQCAHELGLPSFKFHAVTKNWEDATCTMEDHLHRDADEVLVVIDLFSFSILMEESMFFDAPSPRDTVLCNIRKMRPDVFIQSVVNRSYGSSFLSRFREILFYCTAMFDMLDATLPRESESRLVFEKLVLGCYAFNGISCEGSDLVLRPEKYRQWQARNERAGLRQLPLKPSIVKVVKDEVMKHYHKDFLVCQDGQWLLQGWMGRVLTAHTTWVANGDASSG